The following nucleotide sequence is from Cercospora beticola chromosome 2, complete sequence.
CTCCCATCCTGAACAGCAGCCTGCCCATTCGTAGGTCGCTGCTCCGAGAATTCCGGGCTCGAGtcaagtagaaggatatccCACGGGATTGTTGTTCCCGCGACCACGCAAttgcgaagctgaagtgATCTCAGATTTGGAAACCGAAGTTCGAAGAATATGCGAAACATCCCGACCCACTGTTGATATGCCCGACCAGAACCTCCCATATAAGCTGTCCGATGATCAGAACCCATTATCCAGTCGAGATTGATTGAGGTCAGGGTATCGCTCGCGTTCTTGAGCATCAACATGGCGGTATCTGCAGATGTCACCGTTTCCCGTTGCATGTTCAGCAGAGGCTGCGGCATCGACAATGCCATTTCCGCGTCCAAGGATACGTCCAACGCAACTCCTCGATATGCCATGACGGCTCGTTCTCGTCGGGTCAGTTTGCCGAGATTGCGAATCTGCTCAGGCAGCTCGATTGATGCCTCAAGCGCTTCATACTCCTGTTCATCGTATTTATGCGCCGATTCAAACATCTGGGCCAGCGGACACTTGTCGTCAACCTGCAACTCATCCTCAAGGATGCTCCCAGGTACTGCCTCTTCGAGGACCGCAAGCTCTTCCATGCGCCTGTGGTATTCCTGTCCCGCTCTGAGCTCGGAAACCACAGTACTCGTACTCGCCTCGAATCTCCCACCTACACCATCTTGGAGCGGCCGTGTTGACGAGTGCCTTGCATATACCAGATGTTTCGCCACCGACAGCTCTGCAGAACTAACGGGTCGAAATGGCAACCTCCTCAACCGCACACTCTCCAAACCTTCGAAAGTCAACCTTGTCGGCAACTCGAAAGGATTGCCCACTCTCGGATCCATCTGCAAGTTCAAGCCGGCGGAAATCCTGCAGTTCTCCAACCATAACCTCCTCACGCTGACCACCccttccttcttcgccctATCCTCGTCGAAGAAACATCTCAACAGCGCATCTACCAGATTTGCATGTCCCAGAATAATCCTCAGAGTATGTACCTTCGTCATATTCGCTACCGCCATCTTGCACAATGCAATCGTCCTCGGATCCGACGACAATGTCATGCCCGAAAAGGACATCTTCGGCAACTCATGAAAGATCGCTGGAGGTGGCATATGACATCGATGCGTCAGGACTTGCACATGTTCCGCAAGCTTCGGCTTCGTGGCAAGCAGGAAAAGTTTCTTGATGAGGGGTGTATCGTCGTGATCGTCGTGGCGCGGTTGTTCCACAACGTCACGGTAGCCCGAAAAACGATCAGGACCTTTGCAATCTACGAGATCGACTTCGCGCCAGAGATACGGAACGGCCTTGTCGTAGCACCATTTTGACGTAAGGCTGAGATGCTTTAGTGCGGCGCGGTCGAGGTATTCGAGCATGTCTTGAAGGAGTTCTTCTGGGAGCTCGTGGAGCTTGAGAGTCGCGGATGAATTCTTTGAAGAGTCCAGTGTTTGGCTGTGGCTCCCATTTCGCTTGCAAGCGGTATTTGTGGAATCCATCTTTTCGAAGCCGTGCTGCTTAGGAAGGGGAGGTGAGTTTCGGAGATCAGGAATGGTGCGTCTGCGTTCAAGAATTTGACGAGTCATAGCCGGCGTTTTATTGCCGTGCACATCTCGGTGAGAAGCGAACAGTTGTGTAGTGAATGTATCGAGCAGCGTTGAGAAAGCTGTGGTCCTTCTGTTGTGGTACTTCTGTTGTGGCTTCACAAGCGCAAGAGCGAGTTGAATGACGTTTGGCTGCGGAAGCTTCATTAGCGCGTGGCGCACGGACGATGTCAACGTGGTAGCAGCGACCAAAATACCACAAGTGAACGAGTAAAGAGCTCCACTCCAGCAGTGCAGTGAACTGTTATTGCAGAGTCACATGAATGTTCGCACGTGCCGGACACCATTTGTATAATATCAGAAGGTGGCAATCATTGGCAAGGACGCTCCTATCCATGATCACAATCAAGCAGCAAATAGCACTAAATTCCGAAAGGTCTCGATTGCAACACTACTATACACTACCCATTCAGTACTCTCCCACCCTCTCTGACACACGCAGCAATAGCAGCAGCGAATGAAAAGTACAACAATGCATACGAGCACAACAATCAGAGGGTATATGTCTACAGAAAAGCAAGTACCGCCCACGGGTACAGAGTTTCGTGTCTTTCGAACTCATGGCAGATAGAAAAATCCAAGCCAAACATGCCGCCCGCCATTCCGACCCAGATACCAATTTCTTGCCTCCTTCGCTCGACCCACACAGAAGAACATACAATGATCGTCGAGACCAGGCCTCATTCTCGTTTTTTGTTTCCATTCATTCTCGTATTCGTCACAATATACTCGAAGGATCCAGTCCAGCAGTATAGAGTCATCGAACAACGCCTTTTATTACGCCACAGTAATATGTTGTTTTCGTACAGATGGCTCGTCTTTACAGCATTCCGCCTGCCACACCGAGCCGCGGTGTAGCAGTGGGTGTGGGTTCGTCCACACTAGGCTTTCGTTGTGCGTCCgggctcttgctcttcttggagCCGTCCGAGGTGCCGGGTCGTGTAGCAttatcgtcgtcatcatcgagtTCCAGCCCTCTTCTCCAGTCCATAAGACTGCTGTTGCCACCCGCCGTGTTAGGTCCGGCTGTGGTTGGCGTCTTGTCATAATCAAAGCGATCAGATAGACGATAGTTCTTGTTCGTCGTCTCCCAGTGTGTCCGCAGAGCGTCAAGCTCGGAGGCAAGGGAATCGAGAGCCATGGAGTTGCGACCCTCGTTGCCGGTTGCAGAGTCGGAAGCGGAGTAGGTCGAATCGCCGCCTGTGGAGATCTGTCGTGAATGACTCTTCAGATGCTCAGGCAGTTCACCAGCATCGACGCTCGACTCGCTCACGCTAGGAGCACGTTGGTGCACCACGCCATTGAGTGTGGGTGTGCCACCTGGGCTGCGCATCCTCGATTGCCTGCGATAATTGTCGACACTCGACTCAACCTGATCCAGCAATAGTTGCACTTTGTTCTCAGCGTCGCGAGCTCGTTCTTCGAGCAAGGCATTCTCCTTCTGCAATCGCTCCATGTCGGCCTTGGAACTCTCAATCGTCGATCGCAAGTTCTCGAGCTCAGTCTGCGCAGTGCTTTGCGATGTCTTGCTTTGCGAAAGCTCTTGTTCGGTCGTGCGAAGCTGTTCCTGCATCTTCGTGATACGGCTCTCGAGATCGTCAATTGACCCTTGTAGTTTAGTCTGCACAGCCGAGACTTCTTGCTTGAGTTTCTGACGCTCGCCCTCCCAATCTTCGTTCTTACGCTCAGTCGCTGGAGTGCTTCTGGCGCTCGACTCCATGTCTTCCTTGGCCTTGGTTAGCTTCTTGCTCAGATCAGCGTTCTCATTCTTGACACGTTGCATTTCCTGCTTCATCTTAGAAAGCATTTTCTCCGTGCCACGAAGATACTTGACTGCAGCTTGATGGTCGTTGTCAAGAGCCGCAAGCTTCTCCTCGTATTCGCGTTTCATCTTGTCGCTTCGGCCGCTGACTTCCTCAAATTGCTGCTTCAAGTCTTCGTGGTTCTTAGCTTGAGCTTCGAGTTGCTGCTCCATTTCTCGAACTCGAGAGGTGTCAGGAGTGCTGAATCTGTTGCTGCCTGGCGAGTCCAGTCCTCGTGATCGCCTCTTATCTGCAGCGCTGATGCCACGCTCGTTGAGTATATCCTTGAGAGAGGCGTGTTGCACAGACAAAGCGTTCGTCTCCAGCATAtgtctctccagcttctgctccagctctgccTTTTCACTGCCAAGAGCCTGGTTCTCCTTCATCGCAACCTGCAATTGCTTCCGGATGGAGAGACCCTCGCGGCTGGCTTGTTCTTGATACGACTCAAGACCCGCAATGCGCTCCTCTGCTCGTCGCAGTTTCTCAGAAGCAGCATCGGCAGCTGCTTGATTCTGTCGGACCTGGGCTTGCGCAGTCTCGACTTGCTTTTGCAGGATCTCAACACGCTCGTCCTGCACACCGTTGGCTCCCACGTCGCGGCTTGTGACTTGCTGCAGACCACTCATGACAGCTTCGCGGTGCGTGCGAGCCTCCTCGGCATGCTTCTCGGCTAGCTCTTCAGCTTCCCGCAGGCGTCTCGAGGTGCTCTCCAACTCTCCGACGCGCTGATCGTGCTGAGATTTCAGTTCGCGCAGGCTGGACTCGAGCTCGTCCCGACTGCCGCGTGCGTCGTCAAGCTGTTGTTGCAATAAGTCTGCTTTCTCCTTGGAGGCCTGCACAGCCTTCTCCAACGATGCAAGCATTTCGGTCTGAGTGCTGCCTTGGTTTGTCATGGATTCCAGCTTTTGCCGGAGCTCGTTCTTGTCCACCTCGAGAATCTTATGTTGTGTCAGGATTTCCGTGTGgcttgctgcagcttcacGATGTGCCTTTTGCGCTTCGTGCAGCTCAGAGCGCAGGCTCTCAACCTCGGAAGCGTGCTGTTGCCTATACTGATCAAGCTCCAAGACTCGTTTCTGCGCAGCGTTGGCAGTATCCTCGGCGAGTTCCCGTGCCTTTCTCTCAGCCTCAGCTCCTTGGATTAAGGTGTCAATTTGACGCTTCAGCTCGCTTTGCGCTTCGAGGGACGCTGCAAGTCGACGGCTAATATCGTTATCACGATCCATCTGCTTCGTTTCGCCGTCTGGTTGGGAGCCCCCTGACCCCGCCAGTCTCGCCTTTGCAAACACAGCCTCATTGATTGCGGTGTCCCGTTGCCGCTCAATCTCAGCGACTCGTGTGGCTGCGTTgttgctctgctcttcgatcGTCTCCTGCATTTTCGCCAATTCGCCGCGCATCTTCAGCAAGGCCTCGATTAAAGGCTTGTCATCATCATTGAAAGTTTGCTTGCTGCTCTCGTCAAAGACAGGTGACTCCGTGGATCGCGCCTGGTAACCGGATTTCCTCGCCAGAGCCAGCTCGGAGGCATACCAGGCATTCTTTTGCTTGATCAGTTCGAGCTCTCTAGCCAACTCTTCATACTGCGAGGTCAATGCCGGCGATGAACCAAGTCCAGAATCTTGTGGCCTCTCATGTTCTTCTGAGATCTTGCGCACGCGAGAGAGTGGCTCATTATCAACAGAAGGCCGTGATGGCTCCTCGTAACGGTTTTGCGCTTGTCGAGACGTACTTCTTGACCCAGTTCGTGACTCGTTGCGTGACTCCAGACCAGGAGTCTGTGGGAACGATCCAGGCAGCTCTTGCGAAGGAGTATAGGTTTCGGGTTTCGATCGTATCTGCTCCTCTGCTTGTGGTGGCGCGGTAGTCTGATCTCTCTCGAAAGTGGGCGAAGTAGGCATAGATCGATCTTTCGGAACAGGAGAATTGCGAGCCGCTGCAGATCCTGCGATTGCAGCCACGCTATCAAAGCGTTGCTGAGGTCGGATGCTCTCATTCGTAGGGCTGAGTGCCCTCTCCGCAGGTCGTGTGGGCTGCCGTGTGGTCGCGGGTGGGCCGATCTGACGAACTTGTCCCGGCGCTTGGGGTGGCGGGCCAGAAGGTGGTGGTTGTCCCGGTCGTGGAAGTCTTGACCCGCTATCTGGTGACCGAATGCGGTTCTCTCCAGCACTCCCACTCCTCTCGCGATCCATCAGCTCTGCTCTCTGACCTGGGCCCGGGCCTCGAATGTTGCTTAGCGACCCTGCTCTCTCGCCGCTCGGTCGCCTACCCGATGGTGGAGTGCCAGACGTCGCGTCAGGAGGATATCTAATCTTCGCAGTGTCGAGAAAGTAGGCCAGACCGAGCTCGACTGGGTCACGAGGCGCACTGCTGGGCTCACCGGCCAGAACGACAATGGACTTTCCGACAGTGGTCATGCTGTGGCCTGATCTGGGACTGGGGCTCGGACCCATGTTTTGGAAGGTGTACCATCTGCGCGAGCTGATGCGGAATGCTGCCAGATCTCCCAGATCATTGCCTTCCTCATTTCGTCCGCCGAAGATGTACATGACATCGCCAACAAGTGCCGCGGCGTGTCCTTCACGTGCTGCTGGAATATAGCCGATGCAGTCTAGTTGCGACCACGTGTTGGTGTGCGGGGAGTATGACCAGACATCGTTGTACCAGTGAATGCCATCTGTTCCTCCGAAGAGATATAGCCGATCTTGCCAGGTGATCATTGTGTGGTTTGTACGGGCTGGCGGGATTTGGCCATGTGGTGGACCACCATCGATCGTGTTTTGGATGAGGATTTCCCATTTGTTCGTTGCTTGCTGTAGAGCATTCAGGTCGAAGGCTACCAGATCATTAAAAAAGTAGCCTTCCACCTGACCTCCAAAGATGTAAATCTTGCTGCCAAGAATGTTCAATGTATGCCCGTATCGTCCGGGCGGACGCGGTCCAGCAGGTAACGCTCTTGACCATTGCTTCGTGGCTGCAAGGATGTTAGTATTGCATCACCTACACTGAGGTTGGCCTACTCACATGTATTGAGGAGATACAGCGTGTCGTCCAGCTGGTCGCCCTCGTCCATTTTGGTGTCTCCACCAAATACAATGAAGGCATTGCCGACTAACAAGCTCGCATGTCCCACACGTGGCCCTGGCCCTTCGCTCGTGGTCGCAACAGGAAAACAGGTCATGCTTCCCATCCCAGCGGCGCCGCACTCAACCATCCATAGATCGCCCTTAACGGTACTACCATTGATGAGTCCGCCCATGAGATATATTGAACCATCTTTGCTCGAGCTGGAATTGACTGCAGCGCCATAGCGTGGGAAGGGGTTCGCGTGTGTAACTGTGAAGTTCAGACGGCGCTGCGACCACGGATAGGGCGATGCGTCCTGTGAAGGGCGCGTTTGTTGCAGAGGCGTCCTCTGGCCCACCTGTGTTCTATGTCAGCTTATCACTATCAGTAGCGCCTGCTCTTCCACATACTGCATCCTGGCTCGTTTCTCTTCTCTCACGCAGTGACTTTTGCTCTGGCCGCGGGCCATCGTCTCGAGGCGCTTGGATCCGCTCATCGGCCGGCCGTGCTTGCGGCGAGGGCTTTTCGAAGCCCGATATTGAGTTCAAACTGTTGTTCACGCTCTGCGGAGGTGTAGGTGAGCCTGGCTTCGCGCCATTGGACTGGTGGCCGTTCAGCGTAGGTATTTGGCTGGGTGCGCCGGCATCTCTGGGGGTATGCTCTCGGACGGCGTGTAATGACGGCGCATTGGAGCTGGCGACAGGACCGGACCCGCCCTTCTTGGACGATTTGAACAAGAAGGACATGTTCTAGGCAGGTGTGATGTTCGGGGATTCGACGCGGCCGCCAGGAGATGTAGCGCAGACCGGGTCAGGCGACGGTGGGCTAGTCGCGGTGCGCACACATCCAGCCCGGCTCGTCGATGCGCGCGCTCGCCGTTGTCCAGCGGTGGAAGGGGGAcggtgggtggtggtgcgagCGAAGCGCCGCGGGTTGGGTGATGGCGAGGAGTCGGGGTCGTGGCTGGCGTTTCGGCGCGGGCTGGCGAGGGAATGCTGTTTGCCCGCTTGCTCGCTGCCAGACGATGAGAGCACGCACACACCTCGTGGCACAACGGGCGCCGTACAATGCAACTGGGCGGCGGAAGGGGATCAGGGTGGTGAGTATGGACAGCAGACTGTCGACGACAGGACTGCGCTGCACGAAGACACTgcgcacgcacgcacgctTCCCGTCTCGTCCTGAGGCTGGGACACAAAGTCTCCTCCAGACAACTTCTCCTCCTGGTTCGCTGCGAGGTCGACTAGCCTTCGCGGTGCGTCGGCAGACATTCCGTGGCTTGAGCCTTTCCCACCTCACAGGGAACGGTCCGCCTGGGCAAAACCTACCACGCAATGCCCTTCGGCACCCCAACTGTCGACCAGAGCACTGCTACAACTGCCCGGCCTCTCGTGCGACCCTCGCCATGCTTCTCGTGCtgccgttgctgctgcttcacaAGATAAATCCCCGTGACCAGGTCCCAAACTCTGAAACGCTTTCGTTCAAGGGCTCATGCAGAGTTGCATTAGCTTGCAGGGTTAAAGGGGAAGATCGACGGCCTGTTTTGTAGCCTTACGCTCGTTCCAGCACTCATCAGATCGATCACGGTTGCCATTTGGATAAAACAGCCAGCGCATCTCATACATTGTGCAAATGCCCTTCGGCTGTTCGCAGtgcatttgctgctgctggaagaggcTATCGCACGGCCAGGCACGCCGCGAGTCGTGCGTCCTTAGCTGCATAATGCAGCTGTAAGATCGAAAATACCAAAAGGAGCCGAGCCGGTAGCCTTCCGAGGCACGCATCCTGGTCCGCAGGAGTTCACACAATTCGCGAAATGACCTGGCGGCCGCAATCAGGGCCGCTCATCGAGACGGCCTGTTTCTCTCTGTGGCAGAAACATTGTGGCGGAAACCAGGCAGGGTCTGCAACGACACGTTGAAGTGGCTGTGTGCCAGAAAGCATAGAATTGTGCCCAGTGCGTGAACCCGATGCGGTCAGTCGGAAAGGTTCCGTAAGGATTCAGTTCAAAGTCATGAACAACGGCAGACACCTGTCTCATTCATCGTCCTTTCCTCGCTTCGACGACTAGCTGACGCGGCTGCATGCGTACATTCTTGACTACCAGTGTCGAGCATGCGTGTCTGGACTGATAATATATAATGGCGACACTGCAGGGCACAAACAGCACGCCGGCGAAGTAAGAGGATCAATACAAGGACCATAGCGAAGGCGAAGTATAGCACGACATGCGTTCATGAAATTCCAATAGACCACAATCATGCATACACTGCAGGAAATATTGACATAGCGACAGCTCACATATGCTTCGGTCCCATATCTCGATGCCCAGCCGGACAACCAGGTCTTGGACTCGGAGCTGGTGGACGCCGTCCATCGTATCCAGATCTGCCCTGACTCGGAGGCAGTACCGGCCAGCTCGATAAGGCTGCAATCGTCGGAAGTTTTCCCGTGGTTTTGCATACTTCTCGGAAGGTCTGTCTCGGAC
It contains:
- a CDS encoding uncharacterized protein (BUSCO:EOG092608GK); translated protein: MSFLFKSSKKGGSGPVASSNAPSLHAVREHTPRDAGAPSQIPTLNGHQSNGAKPGSPTPPQSVNNSLNSISGFEKPSPQARPADERIQAPRDDGPRPEQKSLRERRETSQDAVGQRTPLQQTRPSQDASPYPWSQRRLNFTVTHANPFPRYGAAVNSSSSKDGSIYLMGGLINGSTVKGDLWMVECGAAGMGSMTCFPVATTSEGPGPRVGHASLLVGNAFIVFGGDTKMDEGDQLDDTLYLLNTSTKQWSRALPAGPRPPGRYGHTLNILGSKIYIFGGQVEGYFFNDLVAFDLNALQQATNKWEILIQNTIDGGPPHGQIPPARTNHTMITWQDRLYLFGGTDGIHWYNDVWSYSPHTNTWSQLDCIGYIPAAREGHAAALVGDVMYIFGGRNEEGNDLGDLAAFRISSRRWYTFQNMGPSPSPRSGHSMTTVGKSIVVLAGEPSSAPRDPVELGLAYFLDTAKIRYPPDATSGTPPSGRRPSGERAGSLSNIRGPGPGQRAELMDRERSGSAGENRIRSPDSGSRLPRPGQPPPSGPPPQAPGQVRQIGPPATTRQPTRPAERALSPTNESIRPQQRFDSVAAIAGSAAARNSPVPKDRSMPTSPTFERDQTTAPPQAEEQIRSKPETYTPSQELPGSFPQTPGLESRNESRTGSRSTSRQAQNRYEEPSRPSVDNEPLSRVRKISEEHERPQDSGLGSSPALTSQYEELARELELIKQKNAWYASELALARKSGYQARSTESPVFDESSKQTFNDDDKPLIEALLKMRGELAKMQETIEEQSNNAATRVAEIERQRDTAINEAVFAKARLAGSGGSQPDGETKQMDRDNDISRRLAASLEAQSELKRQIDTLIQGAEAERKARELAEDTANAAQKRVLELDQYRQQHASEVESLRSELHEAQKAHREAAASHTEILTQHKILEVDKNELRQKLESMTNQGSTQTEMLASLEKAVQASKEKADLLQQQLDDARGSRDELESSLRELKSQHDQRVGELESTSRRLREAEELAEKHAEEARTHREAVMSGLQQVTSRDVGANGVQDERVEILQKQVETAQAQVRQNQAAADAASEKLRRAEERIAGLESYQEQASREGLSIRKQLQVAMKENQALGSEKAELEQKLERHMLETNALSVQHASLKDILNERGISAADKRRSRGLDSPGSNRFSTPDTSRVREMEQQLEAQAKNHEDLKQQFEEVSGRSDKMKREYEEKLAALDNDHQAAVKYLRGTEKMLSKMKQEMQRVKNENADLSKKLTKAKEDMESSARSTPATERKNEDWEGERQKLKQEVSAVQTKLQGSIDDLESRITKMQEQLRTTEQELSQSKTSQSTAQTELENLRSTIESSKADMERLQKENALLEERARDAENKVQLLLDQVESSVDNYRRQSRMRSPGGTPTLNGVVHQRAPSVSESSVDAGELPEHLKSHSRQISTGGDSTYSASDSATGNEGRNSMALDSLASELDALRTHWETTNKNYRLSDRFDYDKTPTTAGPNTAGGNSSLMDWRRGLELDDDDDNATRPGTSDGSKKSKSPDAQRKPSVDEPTPTATPRLGVAGGML